The following coding sequences are from one Nicotiana tabacum cultivar K326 chromosome 1, ASM71507v2, whole genome shotgun sequence window:
- the LOC107809234 gene encoding uncharacterized protein LOC107809234: MDLRDESSRFGSLPSTTSRNLSSSSSTFFSANQSPFFSPRSPKSLISTYSDNQLRDSDVTSGALDAGLGIPGPESFANARLSDAYPVALASAVNDLQKLDFASSSTSISKSTIASYNIGPEHEYLRPRGKQKKSGRTQETCVTPTSTSSLSNRVRSCDVYIGFHGRKPLLLRFMNWLRAELEIQGLSCFVTDRARCRNSRKHGMVERVMDACTYGVVILTKKSFRNPYTIEELRFFSSKKNLVPVYFDLRPEDCLVRDIIERRGEHWEKHGGELWLLYGGLEKEWRDAVNGLLRVDEWKLEAHDGRWRECILRAVTLLALRLGRRSVVDRLSKWREKAEKEEFPFPRNENFVGRKKELSELEFRLFGDVSGDAEKDYIELKARPKRKNVTISWSRSNSINERRFERPSDNKKKGKEPVTWKESEKEIEMLNVEVSHTQQHTPKQRNTRKQGKRSRSLKVVYGKGIACVSGEPGIGKTELLLEYAYQFHQRYKMVLWIGGESRYIRQNYLNLWSFLEIDVGVESSPEKSRIKSFEEQEEAAVARVRKELMRDIPFLLVIDNLESEKDWWDHKLIMDLLPRFGGETHVLISTRLSRVMNMDPIKLNYLSEIEAMSLMQGAVKDYPIAEIDALRVIEEKLKRLTLGLAIVGAILSELPINPSRLLDTINRMPLKEIISIRRENHPLRRNNFLLQLFEVCFSIFDHADGPRSLATRMVLATGWFAPSSIPVSLLALAAHKIPEKYPRRRMLKKVLCSLTCGFSSSYARKSEAEASSLLLRFNIARTCRKEGYIQFHQLIRMYARKRGVIGVAQATVQAVVSRGLIAQHSEHIWAACFLLFGFGSDPMIVELKVSELLFLVKEVILPLAIRTFITFSRCSAALELLRRCTDALEAADQAFVTPVDKWLDKSLCWRPIQTNAQLNPCLWQELALSRATVLEIRAKLMLRGGQFDIGDDLIRKAIFIRTSICGEDHPDTISAHETLSKLTRLLASVQNHTSNRS, from the coding sequence ATGGATCTCCGGGATGAAAGCTCCAGATTTGGCTCATTAccaagcacgacgtcaagaaaCTTATCTTCGTCATCTTCAACCTTCTTTTCTGCGAACCAGTCGCCCTTCTTCTCTCCCAGGTCACCCAAGTCCCTGATATCAACATATTCGGATAATCAACTTCGTGATAGCGATGTTACTTCTGGTGCCTTAGATGCTGGTTTGGGCATTCCGGGTCCAGAATCATTTGCAAATGCCAGGTTGTCGGATGCTTATCCTGTTGCGTTGGCTAGTGCAGTTAATGATCTTCAGAAGTTGGATTTTGCGTCTTCTTCAACTTCAATTTCGAAGAGCACTATAGCGAGTTATAACATTGGCCCAGAACATGAATATTTGCGACCTAGAGGCAAGCAGAAAAAGAGTGGGAGAACACAGGAAACTTGTGTTACTCCAACATCAACTTCCTCCTTATCCAACAGAGTGAGGAGCTGTGATGTGTACATTGGTTTTCACGGCCGCAAACCTTTACTGCTCAGATTCATGAATTGGCTCCGTGCTGAGTTAGAAATCCAAGGGCTAAGTTGCTTTGTTACTGACAGAGCGAGGTGCCGAAATTCCAGAAAACATGGCATGGTTGAGAGAGTAATGGATGCTTGTACATACGGAGTTGTGATCTTAACAAAGAAATCGTTCAGGAATCCATACACCATAGAGGAGCTGCGCTTCTTCTCTAGCAAAAAGAATTTGGTGCCAGTGTACTTCGATTTACGTCCAGAGGATTGCCTTGTTCGAGATATAATTGAGAGAAGAGGAGAGCACTGGGAGAAACATGGTGGTGAACTTTGGCTTCTCTATGGGGGATTGGAGAAGGAGTGGAGAGATGCTGTCAATGGTCTTTTGCGTGTCGATGAGTGGAAACTAGAGGCTCATGATGGCAGGTGGAGGGAATGCATATTGAGGGCTGTAACTCTATTGGCATTAAGGTTAGGGAGGCGAAGTGTTGTGGACAGACTGTCCAAGTGGAGGGAGAAGGCAGAAAAGGAGGAGTTTCCTTTCCCtcgaaatgagaattttgttGGTAGAAAGAAGGAGCTGTCCGAGCTCGAGTTTCGGCTTTTTGGTGATGTTAGCGGGGATGCAGAGAAAGACTATATTGAACTAAAGGCTAGACCCAAGCGGAAGAACGTGACAATTAGTTGGAGTCGGAGCAACTCGATCAATGAAAGACGGTTTGAGCGGCCTAGTGACAACAAGAAGAAAGGTAAAGAGCCGGTGACATGGAAGGAATCTGAGAAAGAGATTGAAATGCTAAATGTTGAGGTTTCTCATACTCAGCAGCATACACCAAAGCAAAGGAATACTAGGAAGCAAGGAAAGCGAAGCAGATCCTTGAAAGTTGTCTATGGAAAGGGCATTGCTTGTGTGTCTGGGGAGCCAGGAATTGGCAAGACAGAGCTACTGCTTGAGTATGCATATCAATTCCATCAGCGCTACAAGATGGTCCTTTGGATTGGAGGTGAAAGCAGGTACATTCGACAAAACTACTTGAACTTGTGGTCGTTTTTAGAAATTGATGTGGGGGTAGAAAGCTCACCTGAAAAAAGCAGGATAAAGAGCTTCGAGGAGCAAGAAGAGGCTGCTGTAGCTAGGGTTAGGAAAGAACTTATGCGAGACATTCCATTCTTGCTGGTAATTGATAACTTGGAGAGCGAAAAGGACTGGTGGGACCACAAACTTATAATGGATTTGCTTCCCCGTTTTGGGGGCGAAACACATGTTCTCATATCCACGCGTCTCTCTCGGGTGATGAACATGGATCCTATCAAACTTAATTATCTGTCAGAGATTGAGGCAATGTCTTTGATGCAGGGCGCTGTGAAGGATTACCCGATTGCTGAAATTGATGCCTTGCGAGTAATTGAGGAAAAACTTAAAAGACTGACACTTGGCCTTGCCATTGTTGGAGCTATTCTTTCTGAACTTCCTATAAATCCTAGCAGGCTCTTGGATACCATCAACCGTATGCCTTTGAAGGAAATAATCTCGATTCGTCGGGAAAACCATCCACTGAGGCGAAACAATTTCCTTTTGCAACTTTTTGAAGTTTGTTTCTCGATATTTGACCATGCTGATGGACCAAGAAGTCTAGCAACAAGAATGGTTCTCGCAACCGGTTGGTTTGCTCCATCATCTATTCCAGTTTCTCTATTAGCTCTGGCTGCTCACAAGATACCGGAGAAATACCCACGAAGGAGGATGTTGAAGAAAGTTTTATGTTCTTTAACTTGTGGTTTCTCATCATCATATGCTAGGAAATCAGAGGCAGAAGCATCTTCCCTTTTGTTGAGATTCAACATAGCAAGGACTTGTAGAAAGGAAGGCTACATTCAGTTCCACCAGCTTATCAGAATGTATGCTCGAAAAAGAGGGGTCATCGGAGTTGCACAAGCCACAGTACAAGCTGTTGTAAGTCGCGGTTTAATAGCACAGCACTCTGAACACATATGGGCAGCATGCTTTTTGCTCTTCGGATTTGGGAGTGACCCGATGATAGTTGAGCTTAAAGTTTCCGAATTGTTGTTTCTCGTGAAAGAAGTGATTCTACCACTTGCCATTCGAACATTTATTACATTCTCACGCTGTAGTGCTGCTCTAGAACTTCTACGACGTTGTACAGATGCATTAGAAGCAGCAGATCAAGCATTTGTCACGCCTGTTGACAAGTGGTTGGATAAATCACTTTGTTGGAGACCTATCCAGACAAATGCTCAATTAAACCCTTGCCTATGGCAGGAACTTGCTTTATCAAGAGCGACAGTGCTCGAGATCAGGGCAAAGTTAATGTTAAGGGGTGGACAGTTTGATATCGGTGATGATTTAATCAGGAAGGCTATTTTCATCAGAACTTCAATCTGCGGCGAGGACCATCCCGACACCATATCTGCTCATGAAACTCTCAGTAAACTTACAAGACTCCTTGCTAGTGTTCAAAATCATACATCAAATAGAAGTTAA